From Streptomyces sp. CMB-StM0423, a single genomic window includes:
- a CDS encoding beta-N-acetylhexosaminidase yields the protein MIIPTPSRSSPRPGSYALGPDTPLHVADPALAPVARVLREQLLPGTGCTLPPGRGGIELALSGELAADPGAGPESYRLTIGPDGIRIAAGGPAGAFYGVQTLRQLLPPHTLRHSALDEGPWDVAGVEIEDRPRFAWRGVLLDVARHFFTKRDVLRVLDQMALHKLNVLHFHLTDDQGWRLEVKRYPRLTEIGSWRTESKPGWNETGDGRPHGGYYTQDDIREIVAYAAARHILVVPEVDVPGHTQAAIAAYPELGNTGAQLAVETGWGVKSDILNVADGTLDFVRNVFDEVIELFPSPIICVGGDECPKDQWKASPAAQARMAELGLRNEDELQSWFIRQVSDHLEARGRQLLGWDEILEGGLPPAATIVSWRDNHGAVRAAREGHQVITSPARQVYLDYRASDSADEPVPVGTVLPVEEVYAFEPVPEELRGTPAADLVIGAQCGLWTEAIDNVRALDYQAFPRMSAFAETVWCDATRDGAAFAERLAHHLGRLEALGVEYRSPEGPRPWERRPGVRGRPVTLEEYLAEVEADTRNIR from the coding sequence TTGATCATCCCCACGCCGTCGCGCAGCTCCCCCCGCCCCGGTTCGTACGCCCTGGGCCCGGACACCCCGCTGCACGTCGCCGATCCGGCGCTCGCCCCGGTCGCCCGCGTCCTGCGCGAACAGCTCCTGCCCGGCACGGGCTGCACGCTGCCGCCGGGCCGGGGCGGGATCGAGCTGGCCCTGTCCGGGGAGCTGGCCGCGGACCCGGGTGCGGGGCCGGAGTCGTACCGCCTGACGATCGGCCCCGACGGCATCCGCATCGCCGCGGGCGGCCCGGCCGGCGCCTTCTACGGCGTGCAGACGCTGCGCCAGCTCCTGCCGCCGCACACCCTGCGCCACAGCGCGCTCGACGAGGGCCCGTGGGACGTGGCCGGCGTCGAGATCGAGGACCGGCCGCGGTTCGCGTGGCGGGGCGTGCTGCTGGACGTGGCCAGGCACTTCTTCACCAAGCGCGACGTGCTGCGCGTGCTCGACCAGATGGCGCTGCACAAACTGAACGTGCTCCACTTCCACCTCACCGACGACCAGGGCTGGCGCCTGGAGGTGAAGCGCTACCCGCGGCTGACGGAGATCGGCTCCTGGCGCACGGAGTCGAAGCCGGGCTGGAACGAGACGGGCGACGGCCGGCCGCACGGCGGCTACTACACGCAGGACGACATCCGCGAGATCGTGGCGTACGCGGCGGCCAGGCACATCCTGGTGGTACCGGAGGTCGACGTGCCGGGACACACGCAGGCCGCGATCGCGGCGTACCCCGAACTGGGCAACACCGGGGCGCAGTTGGCGGTGGAGACCGGCTGGGGCGTGAAGTCGGACATCCTCAACGTCGCGGACGGGACGCTGGACTTCGTACGGAACGTCTTCGACGAGGTGATCGAGCTGTTCCCCAGCCCGATCATCTGCGTCGGCGGCGACGAGTGCCCGAAGGACCAGTGGAAGGCGAGCCCGGCGGCGCAGGCGCGGATGGCGGAGCTGGGGCTGCGCAACGAGGACGAGCTGCAGAGCTGGTTCATCCGGCAGGTCTCGGACCATCTGGAGGCGCGGGGACGGCAGTTGCTGGGCTGGGACGAGATCCTGGAGGGCGGCCTGCCGCCGGCCGCGACGATCGTGTCGTGGCGCGACAACCACGGCGCGGTACGGGCGGCCCGCGAGGGCCACCAGGTCATCACGAGCCCGGCCCGCCAGGTCTACCTCGACTATCGCGCGTCGGACTCGGCGGACGAACCGGTGCCGGTGGGCACGGTCCTGCCGGTCGAGGAGGTCTACGCCTTCGAACCGGTCCCTGAGGAACTCCGCGGCACCCCGGCGGCGGACCTGGTCATCGGCGCGCAGTGCGGCCTGTGGACGGAGGCGATCGACAACGTCCGGGCGCTGGACTACCAGGCGTTCCCGCGGATGAGCGCGTTCGCGGAGACGGTGTGGTGCGACGCGACGAGGGACGGCGCGGCCTTCGCGGAGCGGCTGGCACACCACCTGGGCCGGCTGGAGGCGCTGGGGGTGGAGTACCGGAGCCCGGAGGGCCCGAGGCCGTGGGAACGGCGCCCGGGGGTGCGGGGGAGGCCGGTGACGCTGGAGGAGTACCTGGCGGAGGTGGAGGCGGACACGAGGAACATCAGGTAA
- a CDS encoding ROK family transcriptional regulator — protein MTSAAELGGDLSRLRHLNSLAVVDVLRGTEPLTLTAVAERTGLSRPSTKDVVGQLVELGWVQELGPAQGTVGRPARRYRFRADAGHVAGIDIGVHSVRAAIADLDGTVHAQTHRTVSPATPVDDRIAAADLAVADCLTAVGLRREELWAVGAGTTGIVDRAGKVQFCAGVANWTGVDLAARIGALFPCAVQIDNDSRLAALAERQWGVAKGVDDTVFLHAGRRTGAALVVGGQVHRGFGGVAGEVGMHPVTHWVTAASYLHDCPVVPRGAPQSDAARHTFAAARGGDPVAVAAVERYCDDLALGTAAMVMTLDPELVVLGGAFSRAADVLLPRLRRRLEDVCLRVPELRASALDEECVAVGAIGRAVAYLDGELFGGAAGQIVPLHDLAAGDGKTAEPPGHPGDQRHPGVRAQRRDPGDQGAPRPDRAGGAR, from the coding sequence ATGACATCGGCAGCGGAGCTGGGCGGGGACCTGTCCCGGCTGCGGCATCTGAACTCGCTCGCCGTCGTGGACGTCCTGCGCGGCACCGAGCCGCTCACCCTCACCGCCGTCGCCGAGCGGACAGGACTGTCCCGGCCGTCCACCAAGGACGTCGTCGGCCAGCTCGTGGAGCTGGGCTGGGTCCAGGAACTCGGGCCCGCGCAGGGCACCGTCGGGCGGCCCGCGCGGCGGTACCGGTTCCGGGCCGACGCCGGGCACGTCGCCGGCATCGACATCGGGGTCCACAGCGTGCGCGCCGCCATCGCCGACCTCGACGGCACCGTCCACGCCCAGACCCACCGCACCGTCAGCCCCGCCACCCCCGTCGACGACCGCATCGCCGCCGCCGACCTGGCCGTCGCCGACTGCCTGACCGCCGTCGGGCTGCGGCGCGAGGAGCTGTGGGCCGTCGGCGCGGGCACCACCGGCATCGTGGACCGCGCCGGCAAGGTGCAGTTCTGCGCCGGCGTCGCCAACTGGACCGGCGTCGACCTCGCCGCCCGGATCGGCGCGCTCTTCCCCTGCGCCGTGCAGATCGACAACGACTCCCGCCTCGCGGCCCTCGCCGAGCGCCAGTGGGGCGTCGCCAAGGGCGTCGACGACACCGTCTTCCTGCACGCCGGCCGGCGCACCGGCGCCGCGCTGGTCGTCGGGGGGCAGGTGCACCGCGGCTTCGGCGGCGTCGCCGGCGAGGTCGGCATGCACCCCGTGACGCACTGGGTCACCGCCGCCTCGTACCTCCACGACTGCCCCGTCGTCCCCCGGGGCGCGCCCCAGAGCGACGCCGCGCGGCACACCTTCGCCGCCGCCCGCGGCGGCGACCCCGTCGCCGTGGCGGCCGTCGAGCGCTACTGCGACGACCTGGCCCTCGGCACCGCGGCGATGGTCATGACCCTCGACCCCGAACTCGTCGTCCTCGGCGGCGCGTTCTCGCGCGCCGCCGACGTGCTGCTGCCGCGGCTGCGGCGGCGGCTGGAGGACGTGTGCCTGCGGGTGCCGGAGCTGCGCGCGTCCGCGCTCGACGAGGAGTGCGTCGCGGTCGGCGCGATCGGGCGGGCCGTGGCGTACCTGGACGGCGAGCTGTTCGGCGGTGCCGCCGGGCAGATCGTCCCGCTGCACGACCTCGCCGCCGGCGACGGGAAGACAGCAGAGCCCCCAGGCCACCCGGGCGATCAGCGCCACCCGGGCGTGCGGGCCCAGCGGCGCGATCCGGGCGATCAGGGCGCCCCGAGACCTGACCGAGCAGGAGGTGCCCGTTGA
- a CDS encoding ABC transporter permease — MTTTPRTEATADPVRNEGGAPPTPPGPRAGTAPPPVSPLRALWRRTVPVRWLAPSTLLIAAVIVFPAIYMVGMSFVEINRIGLTDGFAGLENYRSLFAEDELPGVVGNTLLWVVVVVGLTVLASLALAQFLAKDFFGRRLVRLALIVPWATSLVMTATVWRFIYEGGNGLLNRLLMDLKILDSPVDWYKDPDIAFYSLMAVGVVTSIPFTAYVLLSGLQTIPGEVLEAAKIDGAGPWTTWRRVTLPMLRPSLTVALVLNMLHVFNAFALIWVIMGKTAGNHADTSVTFMYKIAFTGRLDTGEAAALGVLNVIAISLLIAVLIKLLKGRDPLAPGKERRGSEAAEALGRRTRLASAALARAVRPVGGPLAAGWRRVRHVGLPLAGLCVALFFLAPYVAMFLGSLKTDAELFQVPADYLPDEWAWSNYADVWDKIPLADYFRVSLIVALVSTAVVLLIAAPAAFILARTKFRGRGAFLGLVLVSQMFPAVALLIGLYREAVFTGGIHSYWFIIAVNCAFNIAFAIWILHTQFSSIPVEIDEAAMLDGLGRFRIMVRMALPLAAPALITVTIFTFIQVWNEFVISLTVFNEPTENRVPLTVGVQQFVGLYETNYQYLFAASLMAIVPAVILFALIERYLVSGLTKGSTK; from the coding sequence TTGACGACGACGCCCCGCACCGAGGCGACCGCCGATCCCGTACGGAACGAAGGCGGCGCCCCGCCGACACCCCCCGGCCCCCGGGCCGGCACCGCGCCGCCCCCGGTGAGCCCGCTCCGCGCCCTGTGGCGGCGGACCGTCCCCGTCCGCTGGCTGGCGCCCAGCACCCTGCTCATCGCGGCCGTGATCGTCTTCCCGGCGATCTACATGGTCGGGATGTCCTTCGTCGAGATCAACCGCATCGGCCTGACCGACGGCTTCGCGGGTCTGGAGAACTACCGCAGCCTCTTCGCCGAGGACGAACTCCCCGGCGTCGTCGGCAACACCCTCCTGTGGGTCGTGGTCGTCGTCGGACTCACGGTCCTCGCCTCCCTCGCCCTCGCGCAATTCCTCGCCAAGGACTTCTTCGGCCGCCGCCTCGTCCGGCTCGCGCTGATCGTGCCGTGGGCGACGTCCCTGGTGATGACCGCGACCGTCTGGCGCTTCATCTACGAGGGCGGGAACGGCCTGCTCAACCGGCTGCTGATGGATCTGAAGATCCTCGACTCGCCGGTGGACTGGTACAAGGACCCGGACATCGCCTTCTACTCGCTGATGGCGGTCGGGGTCGTCACCTCGATCCCCTTCACGGCGTACGTCCTGCTCTCCGGGCTGCAGACCATCCCCGGCGAGGTGCTGGAGGCCGCGAAGATCGACGGCGCCGGGCCGTGGACCACCTGGCGCCGGGTGACGCTGCCGATGCTGCGGCCCTCGCTGACCGTCGCGCTCGTGCTCAACATGCTGCACGTCTTCAACGCCTTCGCCCTGATCTGGGTGATCATGGGCAAGACGGCCGGCAACCACGCCGACACCTCCGTCACCTTCATGTACAAGATCGCCTTCACCGGCCGGCTCGACACCGGCGAGGCCGCCGCCCTCGGCGTGCTCAACGTGATCGCGATCAGCCTCCTCATCGCCGTCCTCATCAAGCTCCTCAAGGGCCGCGACCCGCTCGCCCCCGGCAAGGAGCGGCGCGGCAGCGAGGCCGCCGAGGCCCTCGGCCGCCGCACCCGGCTCGCCTCGGCCGCACTCGCCCGCGCCGTACGCCCCGTGGGCGGACCGCTGGCCGCCGGGTGGCGGCGGGTGCGGCACGTCGGGCTGCCGCTCGCGGGGCTCTGCGTCGCGCTGTTCTTCCTCGCGCCGTACGTCGCGATGTTCCTCGGCTCGCTGAAGACCGACGCCGAGCTGTTCCAGGTGCCCGCCGACTACCTGCCCGACGAATGGGCCTGGTCCAACTACGCCGACGTGTGGGACAAGATCCCGCTGGCCGACTACTTCAGGGTCAGCCTGATCGTCGCGCTGGTCTCCACCGCCGTGGTGCTGCTGATCGCCGCGCCAGCCGCGTTCATCCTGGCGCGGACGAAGTTCCGCGGCCGGGGCGCGTTCCTCGGGCTGGTGCTGGTCTCCCAGATGTTCCCGGCGGTGGCGCTGCTCATCGGCCTGTACCGGGAGGCGGTGTTCACCGGCGGGATCCACAGCTACTGGTTCATCATCGCGGTCAACTGCGCCTTCAACATCGCCTTCGCCATCTGGATCCTGCACACCCAGTTCAGCTCCATACCCGTGGAGATAGACGAGGCGGCGATGCTCGACGGGCTCGGCCGCTTCCGGATCATGGTGCGGATGGCGCTGCCGCTGGCGGCCCCCGCGCTCATCACCGTCACCATCTTCACGTTCATCCAGGTCTGGAACGAGTTCGTCATCTCGCTCACCGTCTTCAACGAGCCCACGGAGAACCGGGTGCCGCTCACCGTCGGCGTGCAGCAGTTCGTGGGCCTGTACGAGACGAACTACCAGTACCTCTTCGCCGCCTCCCTGATGGCGATCGTGCCCGCGGTGATCCTGTTCGCGCTCATCGAGCGGTACCTGGTGAGCGGCCTGACGAAGGGCAGCACCAAATGA
- a CDS encoding extracellular solute-binding protein has product MPGRRPGRRAVLRAGGALASASALGALAAACGRPVAAGDPDSIKVVIAQYTDGTQPYWRRLVAKFEDKHPGKSVKLQIIDWGNLQTQINTMVQTGQLPDIANLNLFADYADAGLLHPAEDVLTPEVYGDFMPAFADNASFRGRQYALPFLATVNGMYYNKAVLREAGFDGPPETRDQFLDAVDRIKALPGKYVPYGLALGIESGHYEFGTWARANGGGWTANGKWAIDSDRNVETLGFLQDLGKRGYTQPNPGQTNRPDGTWPLFAQGKAAMVYGAFGARAFLDLIEKGDVDYGLAVHPVSHGAEPVAHGIQDYLMAFRKSGNRELIRDFLSFFYRPENYVPYLKTEGLLPTTQSAVDVLKDDRRVGRYVGMTGRARFDPTTRPVWAELLGVMGNDLGKAVSQNSAPEKVLREFQSIAVSGD; this is encoded by the coding sequence ATGCCCGGCAGAAGGCCCGGCAGAAGGGCCGTCCTCCGCGCCGGCGGCGCGCTCGCCTCCGCGTCCGCGCTCGGCGCGCTGGCGGCGGCCTGCGGCCGGCCCGTCGCGGCCGGGGACCCGGACTCCATCAAGGTCGTCATCGCGCAGTACACCGACGGCACGCAGCCGTACTGGCGCAGGCTCGTCGCGAAGTTCGAGGACAAGCACCCCGGCAAGAGCGTCAAGCTGCAGATCATCGACTGGGGCAACCTGCAGACGCAGATCAACACGATGGTGCAGACGGGCCAGTTGCCCGACATAGCCAACCTCAACCTCTTCGCCGACTACGCCGACGCCGGCCTGCTGCACCCCGCGGAGGACGTCCTCACCCCCGAGGTCTACGGCGACTTCATGCCCGCCTTCGCCGACAACGCCTCCTTCCGGGGCCGGCAGTACGCGCTGCCGTTCCTCGCCACCGTCAACGGCATGTACTACAACAAGGCGGTCCTGCGCGAAGCCGGCTTCGACGGGCCGCCGGAGACCCGCGACCAGTTCCTCGACGCCGTCGACCGGATCAAGGCGCTGCCCGGGAAGTACGTCCCGTACGGGCTGGCCCTCGGCATCGAGTCCGGGCACTACGAGTTCGGCACCTGGGCCCGCGCCAACGGCGGCGGCTGGACCGCGAACGGCAAGTGGGCCATCGACAGCGACCGCAACGTCGAAACGCTCGGCTTCCTCCAGGACCTCGGCAAGCGCGGCTACACCCAGCCCAACCCCGGCCAGACCAACCGGCCCGACGGCACCTGGCCGCTGTTCGCGCAGGGCAAGGCCGCGATGGTCTACGGCGCCTTCGGCGCGCGGGCGTTCCTGGACCTGATCGAGAAGGGCGACGTCGACTACGGGCTCGCCGTCCACCCGGTCAGCCACGGCGCGGAGCCCGTCGCGCACGGCATCCAGGACTACCTGATGGCGTTCAGGAAGTCCGGCAACCGGGAGCTGATCCGCGACTTCCTCAGCTTCTTCTACCGGCCGGAGAACTACGTGCCGTATCTGAAGACCGAGGGCCTGCTGCCCACCACGCAGTCGGCGGTCGACGTGCTCAAGGACGACCGGCGGGTCGGGCGGTACGTGGGGATGACGGGGCGGGCGCGGTTCGACCCCACCACGCGGCCGGTCTGGGCCGAGCTGCTCGGGGTGATGGGCAACGACCTGGGCAAGGCCGTCAGCCAGAACTCGGCGCCGGAGAAGGTGCTGCGCGAGTTCCAGTCCATCGCGGTCTCGGGGGACTGA
- a CDS encoding glycoside hydrolase family 3 protein, which translates to MKRRTVLAAPLALPLAGSLTTALAGTAAAAPKAPATPAASAAAAKVRELLSQLTLDEKISLLHQWQPAIPRLGMKAFRTGTEALHGLAWLGPATVFPQAIGLAATWNPGLIREVGAAVGDEVRGLQHDRPAGWGLNVWAPVVNLLRDPRWGRNEEGYSEDPYLTGVISTAYAGGLTGGDPDNLKTAPLVKHYLANNNEVRRDQTSSDLRPRVLKEYEEPAYRAAISADAACGVMTAYNLVNGRPCTVTDLNASVRTWTDRALLNVTDAWAPNNLPATGSQKYFGTLAEADAAILRAGVDSFTTDDTDGGPTAAAVREALAQGLLTEADVDTAVRHILDIRARLGDFAADGGPYGHLDRSVVDSPAHRKLARRTAAEAVVLLKNDRGALPLDARRLRKVAVVGPLADTLYTDWYAGSLPYAITPLRGIADRLGAGTEVTTSEAVDRVALRNAATGRYVTAGRGAGGAALAESATAAGETEQFDVFGWGEGIVTLRAVANGKVVGMRDPDGAGYRFFNDQDQPNGWFVSQLFRPEEQDDGTVVLRYAGYENWLGDAVYLRARAGDGGLVLGTAADASRYTLETLRDGIDEAVAAARAADTAIVVVGSMPFINARETDDREDLGLAGTQSALVRAVLAANPRTVVVVENSYPTTLTWEQEHVPALVWTTHAGQETGRALADVLFGDVNPAGRLTQTWYRSAADLPPILEYDNIKYGRTYQYFTGDVLYPFGHGLSYTTFRYGRPRLLRDAVAVPVTNTGRRAGAEVVQLYTRQRESRVKQPLKKLQAFAKVGLRPGETRTVTLPLPRAALAHWDVTRERWVVERSTYDVLVGASSGDIRARAELAVDGETVPPRDLRRTTRAENFDDYAGVRLVDESKPRGTAVGAESAGAWLLFADADLRRGARRLVARVAKESPGEATLEVRLDAPDGQVAGRAAVRSTGSRYAYEDVTVVLRGAAGRRDVYLVPGEGVRIADFSLS; encoded by the coding sequence GTGAAACGAAGAACGGTTCTCGCCGCCCCGCTGGCGCTCCCGCTGGCCGGTTCTCTCACCACCGCACTCGCCGGCACCGCCGCGGCGGCCCCGAAAGCCCCGGCCACACCGGCCGCTTCGGCAGCCGCAGCCAAGGTCCGCGAACTGCTCTCCCAACTCACCCTCGACGAGAAGATCTCCCTGCTCCACCAGTGGCAGCCCGCCATCCCCCGGCTCGGGATGAAGGCGTTCCGCACCGGCACCGAGGCCCTGCACGGCCTGGCCTGGCTCGGCCCCGCCACCGTCTTCCCGCAGGCGATCGGCCTCGCCGCCACCTGGAACCCCGGCCTGATCCGCGAGGTCGGCGCCGCCGTCGGCGACGAGGTGCGCGGCCTCCAGCACGACCGCCCCGCCGGCTGGGGCCTGAACGTCTGGGCGCCGGTCGTCAACCTGCTGCGCGACCCGCGCTGGGGCCGCAACGAGGAGGGCTACTCCGAGGACCCGTACCTGACCGGCGTCATCTCCACCGCCTACGCGGGCGGGCTGACCGGCGGCGACCCCGACAACCTCAAGACGGCACCCCTCGTCAAGCACTACCTGGCCAACAACAACGAGGTCCGCCGCGACCAGACCTCCTCGGACCTGCGCCCGCGGGTGCTCAAGGAGTACGAGGAGCCGGCCTACCGGGCGGCGATCTCCGCCGACGCCGCGTGCGGCGTCATGACCGCGTACAACCTCGTCAACGGCCGCCCCTGCACGGTCACCGACCTGAACGCCTCGGTACGCACCTGGACCGACCGCGCCCTGCTCAACGTCACCGACGCCTGGGCCCCCAACAACCTCCCGGCCACCGGCTCGCAGAAGTACTTCGGCACCCTCGCCGAGGCCGACGCCGCCATCCTCAGGGCCGGCGTCGACAGCTTCACCACCGACGACACCGACGGCGGCCCGACCGCCGCCGCCGTCAGGGAGGCGCTGGCGCAGGGCCTGCTCACGGAGGCGGACGTCGACACCGCCGTACGGCACATCCTCGACATCCGCGCGCGCCTCGGCGACTTCGCCGCGGACGGCGGCCCGTACGGGCACCTCGACAGGTCCGTCGTCGACAGCCCCGCGCACCGCAAGCTCGCCCGCCGCACCGCCGCCGAGGCGGTCGTGCTGCTGAAGAACGACCGCGGCGCGCTGCCGCTCGACGCCCGCAGGCTGCGGAAGGTCGCGGTCGTCGGCCCGCTGGCCGACACCCTCTACACCGACTGGTATGCGGGCAGCCTGCCGTACGCGATCACGCCGCTGCGCGGCATCGCCGACCGGCTGGGCGCGGGCACCGAGGTGACGACCAGCGAGGCCGTCGACCGGGTGGCGCTGCGGAACGCCGCAACCGGCCGCTACGTCACCGCGGGCCGCGGCGCCGGGGGCGCGGCGCTGGCGGAGAGCGCGACGGCGGCGGGCGAGACCGAGCAGTTCGACGTCTTCGGCTGGGGCGAGGGCATCGTCACGCTGCGGGCCGTGGCCAACGGCAAGGTCGTCGGCATGCGCGACCCGGACGGCGCGGGGTACCGGTTCTTCAACGACCAGGACCAGCCCAACGGCTGGTTCGTCTCGCAGTTGTTCCGCCCCGAGGAGCAGGACGACGGCACGGTGGTGCTGCGCTACGCGGGCTACGAGAACTGGCTCGGCGACGCCGTCTACCTCCGCGCCCGCGCAGGGGACGGCGGGCTCGTCCTCGGCACCGCCGCCGACGCCTCCCGCTACACCCTCGAAACGCTTCGAGACGGCATCGACGAGGCCGTGGCGGCGGCGCGGGCGGCGGACACCGCGATCGTCGTCGTCGGCTCGATGCCGTTCATCAACGCCCGCGAGACCGACGACCGCGAGGACCTGGGCCTGGCCGGCACCCAGTCGGCGCTGGTACGGGCCGTGCTCGCCGCCAACCCCCGGACCGTCGTCGTGGTCGAGAACAGCTACCCCACCACGCTGACCTGGGAGCAGGAGCACGTCCCCGCGCTGGTGTGGACGACCCACGCGGGACAGGAGACCGGCCGGGCGCTGGCCGACGTGCTGTTCGGCGACGTGAACCCGGCGGGCCGGCTCACCCAGACCTGGTACCGCTCGGCCGCCGACCTGCCGCCGATCCTGGAGTACGACAACATCAAGTACGGCCGCACGTACCAGTATTTCACCGGCGACGTGCTCTACCCCTTCGGCCACGGCCTGTCGTACACCACCTTCCGCTACGGCCGTCCGCGGCTGCTGCGCGACGCCGTCGCCGTGCCGGTCACCAACACCGGCCGGCGCGCGGGCGCGGAGGTCGTGCAGCTCTACACGCGGCAGCGCGAATCCCGCGTGAAGCAGCCGCTGAAGAAGCTCCAGGCGTTCGCGAAGGTCGGTCTCCGGCCCGGCGAGACGCGCACGGTGACGCTGCCGCTGCCGCGCGCGGCGCTGGCGCACTGGGACGTCACCCGCGAGCGCTGGGTGGTGGAGCGCAGCACGTACGACGTGCTCGTCGGCGCCTCGTCCGGGGACATCCGGGCGCGGGCGGAGCTGGCCGTCGACGGCGAGACGGTGCCGCCGCGGGATCTGCGGCGGACGACGCGGGCGGAGAACTTCGACGACTACGCGGGCGTGCGGCTGGTCGACGAGTCGAAGCCGCGCGGCACGGCGGTCGGCGCGGAGTCGGCGGGCGCGTGGCTGCTGTTCGCGGACGCCGACCTGCGGCGCGGGGCGCGACGGCTGGTGGCGCGGGTGGCGAAGGAGTCGCCGGGCGAGGCCACGCTGGAGGTACGGCTGGACGCGCCGGACGGCCAGGTGGCGGGCCGGGCGGCGGTGCGGAGCACGGGGTCGCGGTACGCGTACGAGGACGTCACGGTGGTGCTGCGGGGCGCGGCCGGGCGGCGGGACGTGTATCTGGTGCCGGGTGAAGGGGTGCGTATCGCGGACTTCTCCCTGAGCTGA
- a CDS encoding LacI family DNA-binding transcriptional regulator, with amino-acid sequence MSDGRPVEQGELMVKITDVARHAGVSPSTVSYALSGKRPISDETRQRIESSIRELGYRPHAGARALASSRSNVLALVIPFRSGIHVPVVMQFAVSVVTTARQHDHDVLLLTQEEGEEGLRRVADTALVDALIVMDVQLNDARLPLLRALDRPSVLIGFPADATGLTCIDLDFAAAGGACVTHLAELGHRCVALVGSPPEVYLRETGFAQRVTQGFTAAADERGLTSTVHPCEATPAAAQAMAERLLREHPELTGVVVHNEPVVQPLIDAFRRLGLRVPEDLSVVAICPDELAEQAPLPISSVAVPSAQIGARAVELLMGKLDGREVPEATMLPPWLTRRATTAPRAG; translated from the coding sequence ATGTCGGACGGCCGGCCGGTCGAGCAGGGGGAGTTGATGGTCAAGATCACCGATGTGGCCCGGCACGCCGGGGTGTCGCCGAGCACCGTCTCGTACGCGCTCAGCGGCAAGCGCCCGATCTCCGACGAGACCCGGCAGCGCATCGAGTCCAGCATCCGCGAGCTGGGCTACCGCCCGCACGCCGGCGCCCGCGCGCTGGCCAGCAGCAGGTCCAACGTGCTGGCGCTGGTCATCCCGTTCCGGAGCGGGATCCATGTGCCGGTCGTCATGCAGTTCGCGGTGTCGGTGGTGACGACGGCCCGGCAGCACGACCACGACGTGCTGCTGCTCACCCAGGAGGAGGGCGAGGAAGGGCTGCGGCGGGTGGCGGACACGGCGCTGGTCGACGCGCTCATCGTGATGGACGTGCAGTTGAACGACGCCCGGCTGCCGCTGCTGCGGGCCCTGGACCGGCCCTCGGTGCTCATCGGCTTCCCCGCCGATGCGACCGGACTGACCTGCATCGACCTGGACTTCGCGGCGGCGGGCGGTGCCTGCGTGACGCATCTGGCGGAGCTGGGGCACCGGTGCGTGGCCCTCGTCGGCTCACCGCCCGAGGTGTATCTGCGCGAGACGGGCTTCGCGCAGCGCGTCACGCAGGGCTTCACCGCGGCGGCCGACGAGCGCGGGCTGACGTCGACGGTGCACCCCTGCGAGGCGACCCCGGCGGCGGCGCAGGCGATGGCGGAGCGGCTGCTGCGGGAGCACCCGGAGCTGACCGGGGTGGTGGTGCACAACGAGCCGGTGGTGCAGCCGCTGATCGACGCGTTCCGACGACTCGGGCTGCGGGTGCCCGAGGACCTGTCAGTGGTGGCGATCTGCCCGGACGAGCTGGCGGAGCAGGCGCCGCTGCCGATCTCGTCGGTGGCGGTGCCGTCCGCGCAGATCGGGGCGCGGGCCGTGGAACTGCTGATGGGCAAGCTCGACGGGCGGGAGGTGCCGGAGGCGACGATGCTGCCGCCGTGGCTGACCCGGCGGGCGACGACGGCGCCGCGCGCCGGCTGA